In Rheinheimera sp. MM224, one DNA window encodes the following:
- the pip gene encoding prolyl aminopeptidase, giving the protein MNTAAPLEPFSTEWLQTPDHQQIYLEQSGNPQGIPVIYCHGGPGGGSSPFHRQLFDPALYHIIIFDQRGCGLSTPALQLESNSTQHLIADMEQIRQHLGISKWLVAGGSWGSTLALAYGQAYPQHCLGFILRGIFLGREQDIDWLYRAGFGASQVFPDYYQDFIKPIAHLSSLDVLQAYQLQLHHEDEAVRLEAALAWSIWESRIATLLPNEFARSGEMDAQSALALALIEHHYFQHQCFFEPDQLLNNIHKISHLPCQVVHGRYDMICKAENAFSLVSLWPGAQLNWVVDAGHSASEVGIANALYQASLVMAKMLTSVEMEVVV; this is encoded by the coding sequence ATGAATACAGCTGCGCCTCTAGAGCCTTTTAGCACCGAATGGCTCCAAACTCCTGATCATCAGCAGATTTATCTGGAACAAAGTGGTAACCCTCAGGGTATTCCGGTGATTTATTGTCATGGTGGACCAGGCGGAGGTAGCTCACCTTTTCACCGTCAGCTGTTTGATCCGGCTTTGTACCATATTATTATTTTTGATCAGCGAGGCTGTGGTTTATCTACTCCGGCTTTGCAGTTGGAAAGCAACAGCACTCAACATCTGATCGCCGACATGGAACAAATCCGCCAGCATCTGGGTATTTCGAAATGGCTGGTCGCTGGTGGTTCCTGGGGCAGCACTCTGGCTTTGGCATATGGCCAGGCTTATCCGCAACATTGTCTGGGTTTTATTTTGCGGGGCATTTTCCTTGGACGTGAACAGGATATCGACTGGCTGTACCGGGCAGGCTTTGGTGCTAGTCAGGTTTTTCCTGATTATTATCAGGATTTTATCAAGCCAATCGCTCATCTTTCATCGCTGGATGTTCTGCAGGCCTACCAGTTACAGCTGCATCACGAAGATGAAGCTGTCCGTTTAGAGGCGGCTTTGGCCTGGAGTATCTGGGAATCCCGTATTGCCACTTTGCTACCTAACGAATTTGCCCGCAGTGGCGAAATGGATGCGCAGTCTGCTTTAGCTTTGGCACTGATTGAACATCATTATTTTCAGCATCAGTGTTTTTTTGAACCCGATCAGCTGCTGAATAACATACATAAAATCAGTCATTTACCTTGCCAGGTCGTGCATGGCCGTTACGATATGATCTGCAAAGCCGAAAATGCCTTTAGTTTGGTTTCGCTCTGGCCTGGTGCACAGCTGAATTGGGTGGTGGATGCTGGTCACTCCGCGTCTGAAGTGGGCATAGCTAACGCTTTGTATCAAGCCAGTTTGGTGATGGCGAAGATGTTAACGTCTGTGGAAATGGAAGTCGTCGTATGA
- a CDS encoding methyl-accepting chemotaxis protein has product MKLRVAHKIYLGFGFIALLLLVASLSSLWSFAVVNSTSSRMNETAVPVQQQSNMAQIQLLKLAKLSALGYTAEDAAKIKSYQNEFTQTSEIFRSRMDTLTPLVTKEPALQKPLAEAQQTSLAYQQAVEQLFKARLEAIAQGDKASAELKELENLIDTAGATLVDISFLEAPGKAAQMALLEGAAGRVDGQLLGLLKTVREIAAMTDPAQLASSQENLEFAFSDMQGNLDYIANIVKQVGADDLWQDFLAQLDQAKNRIEGANNLVSIKLLQVKQLQAARQQLDLSEQQVTQAVAALDQMIGQADSQFNSLQQDLSSALNSGTIRAVIMLIVLVGLAIGAAYLTIKAMITPLSGINRVLDRIAQGDLSRELTINSDDEFGELSANVNTLIKALRQLIEQIQQGVLELNQSARFSSQEVSAIHQALSTQHHQVAEVNGITQQLATNTHQIAEQADIAQQQMQQALTQSQQIDQVSAANNKLIQELAQQLNDTSNTMQAVNTESNNIGGILTTIRGIAEQTNLLALNAAIEAARAGEQGRGFAVVADEVRSLAVRSQQATDEIRTMIGSLQQQSMHAVKSIEKGQTDANNCVAQNSQLMTALAEINHAIEAMHQISDNIATTTSSQLQLGTAIEHSMHNMVDLAEQSTERATSTLEQSAQVATAAGTLENAVRSFKLH; this is encoded by the coding sequence ATGAAACTTCGTGTTGCGCATAAAATTTATCTGGGCTTTGGCTTTATTGCCTTGCTGTTATTAGTCGCCAGTTTATCGTCACTCTGGAGTTTTGCTGTAGTAAACAGTACCAGCAGCCGGATGAATGAAACCGCAGTGCCAGTGCAACAACAAAGTAATATGGCGCAAATTCAGTTACTGAAACTCGCCAAGTTATCTGCTTTGGGTTACACGGCTGAAGACGCGGCCAAAATTAAGTCCTATCAAAACGAATTTACTCAGACGTCTGAAATATTCCGCAGCAGAATGGACACTCTGACGCCTTTAGTGACCAAAGAGCCAGCTTTACAAAAACCTTTAGCAGAAGCTCAACAAACCTCTTTAGCCTATCAACAGGCCGTTGAACAGTTATTTAAAGCACGTTTAGAAGCTATAGCTCAGGGTGATAAAGCCTCAGCAGAGCTGAAAGAGCTGGAAAATCTGATCGACACAGCAGGCGCAACGCTGGTGGATATTTCCTTTTTAGAAGCACCGGGCAAAGCTGCACAAATGGCGTTGTTGGAAGGGGCTGCTGGTCGGGTAGATGGCCAGTTGTTAGGTTTACTGAAGACTGTACGTGAAATTGCCGCTATGACAGATCCGGCACAACTGGCAAGCAGCCAGGAAAACCTGGAGTTTGCCTTTAGTGATATGCAGGGTAATCTGGATTACATTGCCAACATAGTCAAACAAGTAGGTGCTGATGACTTGTGGCAGGATTTTCTGGCGCAACTGGACCAGGCTAAAAACCGGATTGAAGGTGCAAACAACCTGGTGAGTATTAAATTGCTGCAGGTAAAGCAATTACAAGCCGCAAGGCAACAACTGGATTTGTCTGAACAACAAGTCACACAAGCTGTGGCCGCGCTGGATCAAATGATCGGTCAGGCAGACAGCCAGTTTAATTCGTTACAACAAGATTTATCCTCAGCTTTAAACTCCGGCACTATCCGCGCAGTCATTATGCTGATTGTGCTGGTGGGTCTGGCGATAGGTGCTGCTTACCTGACGATTAAAGCCATGATCACCCCTTTATCTGGTATCAACAGAGTGCTGGACCGCATCGCTCAGGGCGATTTAAGTCGTGAACTGACCATCAATTCAGACGATGAATTTGGTGAGTTATCTGCCAATGTAAACACCTTGATTAAAGCCCTGCGGCAACTGATTGAACAAATTCAGCAAGGGGTGCTGGAACTGAATCAAAGCGCTCGCTTCTCCAGTCAGGAAGTCAGCGCTATCCATCAGGCTTTAAGTACTCAACATCATCAGGTCGCTGAAGTGAATGGCATTACCCAACAGTTGGCGACCAATACACATCAGATAGCAGAGCAAGCCGATATAGCGCAGCAGCAAATGCAGCAGGCTTTAACTCAAAGCCAGCAAATTGATCAGGTATCAGCAGCCAATAACAAACTGATCCAGGAGCTGGCGCAACAACTGAACGATACCAGCAATACGATGCAGGCGGTGAATACAGAATCTAACAACATAGGCGGTATTCTGACCACTATTCGTGGCATAGCTGAGCAAACTAACCTGCTGGCATTAAACGCTGCCATAGAGGCAGCCAGAGCCGGTGAACAAGGTCGGGGTTTTGCTGTAGTCGCAGATGAAGTCCGTTCTTTAGCTGTGCGCAGCCAGCAAGCAACAGATGAAATCCGCACTATGATTGGCAGTTTGCAGCAACAAAGTATGCATGCAGTGAAATCTATCGAAAAAGGCCAGACCGATGCCAATAACTGTGTGGCGCAAAACAGCCAGCTAATGACAGCTTTGGCTGAAATTAACCATGCTATCGAAGCTATGCATCAAATCAGTGACAACATTGCCACCACGACTTCCAGTCAGTTGCAGCTCGGAACTGCTATAGAGCATAGTATGCACAACATGGTGGACTTGGCAGAACAAAGTACAGAAAGAGCCACTTCAACACTGGAACAAAGTGCACAGGTGGCGACAGCGGCAGGCACACTGGAAAACGCAGTGCGCAGCTTCAAATTACATTAA
- a CDS encoding FAD:protein FMN transferase, with the protein MSLKSLSVFAFLLVGLTACSQPDQIQRISGPAQGSTFTVSFWSEHELDKSSLETQLKDELDRIDLLMSNYRPDSVIEAFNAQQSQNPVEVGDELVQLVEIARQVSTYSEGCYDLTVKPYFELWGFRGDKLTKPSAEQIQALKLTIGLDKVKSTETSLTKLNPALRVDVSSIAQGYTVGQLAKILDKAGIQNYLVEVGGELVSKGKKPEAKAWRVAIEKPLPDSQKLQKIISVQQDEPLSIMTSGTYRHFYDQDGVRYSHVLDARTGTPVTHATVSTTILIPDPTWGDAWSTAFLCMGSEQGLKVADELKLPVLFIDQQGADFIEKPSKALTEALSSGTAFSFVE; encoded by the coding sequence ATGTCGTTAAAAAGCCTGAGTGTTTTTGCCTTTCTTCTTGTTGGTTTAACCGCCTGTAGTCAACCCGATCAAATACAACGTATTTCAGGTCCAGCCCAAGGATCTACCTTTACTGTCAGCTTTTGGAGCGAACATGAGCTGGATAAAAGTAGCTTAGAAACTCAGTTAAAAGACGAATTGGATCGAATTGATTTGCTGATGTCGAATTACAGACCTGACTCTGTGATTGAAGCTTTTAATGCTCAACAGAGCCAGAACCCTGTTGAAGTAGGTGACGAGCTGGTGCAACTGGTGGAAATTGCCAGACAAGTGTCGACTTACAGTGAAGGTTGTTATGATTTAACGGTAAAACCTTATTTCGAGCTGTGGGGCTTTCGTGGTGATAAATTAACCAAACCCAGTGCTGAGCAAATTCAGGCGTTAAAGCTAACTATTGGTTTAGACAAGGTAAAGAGTACTGAAACCAGTCTGACCAAACTCAACCCGGCGTTAAGAGTGGATGTGTCCTCTATAGCGCAGGGTTATACAGTAGGCCAACTGGCTAAAATTCTTGATAAGGCTGGTATTCAAAACTATCTGGTGGAAGTTGGGGGCGAACTGGTCAGTAAAGGTAAAAAACCGGAAGCTAAGGCCTGGCGTGTTGCTATTGAAAAACCTTTACCTGACTCGCAAAAATTACAAAAAATCATCAGTGTGCAGCAGGATGAGCCTTTATCTATTATGACATCAGGCACTTACCGTCACTTTTATGATCAGGATGGTGTACGTTACAGTCATGTACTTGACGCACGCACCGGAACACCTGTGACTCATGCTACAGTGTCTACGACCATCTTAATTCCTGATCCGACATGGGGGGATGCCTGGTCTACTGCCTTTTTATGTATGGGTAGTGAGCAGGGACTGAAGGTGGCGGATGAACTGAAATTACCTGTGTTATTTATTGATCAGCAAGGTGCTGATTTTATTGAAAAACCAAGCAAAGCTTTAACTGAAGCTCTGTCTTCAGGTACAGCGTTCAGCTTCGTGGAGTAA
- a CDS encoding virulence factor BrkB family protein, producing the protein MAQGWDKEKLQLWRSKSNDFLNLYLKRCQQDQINVIGGYLAYISLLSLVPFIAVMFSVMGAFPMFAELRDQLEAFLYANVAPAKGDDLRLYIAGFVENIGKMTAVGIGALVVVALMLIHNIDKTINSIFRIKKRPRLIISFSIYWMVLTFGPILLGASIAVTSYILSFSSLAEGYTPGLSSVLLALTPYVFSILAFFLLYLVVPNAKVQYRHALIGAVAASVMFELLKKGFALYITHFPSYQAIYGALALVPILFLWIYLVWLVVLIGAELTALLEELYLQAASETEKLAEKDSTA; encoded by the coding sequence ATGGCACAAGGATGGGACAAAGAGAAGCTGCAGTTGTGGCGCTCAAAGAGCAATGATTTTTTAAACTTGTATCTCAAGCGTTGCCAACAGGACCAGATCAATGTGATTGGTGGTTACCTGGCTTATATCTCGTTATTGTCTCTGGTGCCTTTTATTGCGGTGATGTTTTCCGTGATGGGCGCTTTTCCTATGTTTGCTGAATTACGCGACCAGCTGGAAGCCTTTTTATATGCCAATGTGGCGCCTGCGAAAGGCGATGACTTACGTTTGTATATTGCCGGGTTCGTTGAAAATATTGGCAAAATGACAGCCGTAGGTATAGGAGCTTTGGTGGTTGTGGCGCTGATGCTGATCCACAATATCGATAAAACCATCAACAGCATATTCCGTATTAAAAAACGGCCACGGCTGATTATTTCGTTTTCGATTTATTGGATGGTGCTGACCTTTGGTCCTATTCTGCTTGGGGCCTCCATTGCTGTCACCTCTTATATTTTGTCCTTCTCTAGCCTGGCTGAAGGCTACACTCCGGGGTTAAGCAGCGTACTGCTGGCACTGACACCTTATGTGTTTTCTATTTTGGCTTTTTTCCTGCTGTATCTGGTCGTGCCTAATGCCAAAGTGCAGTATCGCCATGCATTGATTGGCGCTGTAGCCGCCAGCGTTATGTTTGAATTGTTGAAAAAAGGTTTTGCCCTTTATATCACCCATTTTCCATCCTATCAGGCCATTTATGGTGCTTTAGCTTTGGTGCCAATCTTATTTTTGTGGATCTATCTGGTGTGGTTAGTGGTGTTAATAGGCGCTGAGTTAACGGCTTTGTTGGAAGAGCTTTATCTGCAGGCAGCCTCTGAAACAGAAAAACTAGCCGAAAAGGACAGCACCGCATGA
- a CDS encoding restriction endonuclease: MNNKWLISSCVATAAGIVAGATYLLFSEYSVLSGSQSWVLSSTWSSVMLWLFVSMFLLALLFNILAFLELERQEEVLNPMWWPQGNRLGRQQQQFKENTQLLLQFFGREMESVEDCDSHFLVRRQQQALLLYIQPELDQALTVAQVRSVFQQMLSLNCQRGLIVCYQKINSQVRLFAAEAGIELFDQQRLKKYMNAENFSQLALI, translated from the coding sequence ATGAATAACAAATGGTTGATCAGCTCATGTGTTGCGACAGCCGCAGGAATAGTTGCTGGTGCAACTTACCTGTTATTTTCTGAGTATTCAGTTTTATCCGGTAGCCAAAGCTGGGTGTTAAGCTCCACCTGGTCCAGTGTGATGTTATGGCTTTTTGTGTCCATGTTTCTGCTGGCGTTGCTGTTTAATATTCTGGCCTTTCTGGAGCTCGAGCGCCAGGAAGAAGTGCTGAACCCTATGTGGTGGCCACAAGGCAATAGACTTGGGCGTCAACAGCAGCAGTTCAAAGAAAACACGCAGCTTTTATTGCAGTTTTTTGGTCGCGAAATGGAGTCGGTCGAAGACTGTGATTCCCACTTCTTAGTTCGTCGTCAGCAACAGGCTTTGTTGCTTTATATCCAACCTGAATTAGATCAAGCTTTAACTGTGGCTCAGGTCCGTTCTGTGTTTCAGCAGATGCTATCGCTCAATTGCCAACGCGGCTTAATTGTCTGCTACCAGAAAATTAATAGCCAGGTTCGGTTGTTTGCTGCAGAAGCAGGTATTGAACTTTTTGACCAACAACGACTGAAAAAGTACATGAATGCTGAAAATTTCAGCCAATTAGCACTTATATAA
- the hutH gene encoding histidine ammonia-lyase, giving the protein MTYALTITPGELTLAQLRQVQQHAVTVTLDPAALPAIEASAATVAKIVAENRTVYGINTGFGLLANTKIEKDKLETLQRSIVLSHAAGFGDLMDDSTVRLMLVLKINSLARGYSGVRPLVINALIQLVNAGVYPCIPKKGSVGASGDLAPLSHMVLPLIGEGEVCIAGQIYSAKEGLAIAGLEPITLAAKEGLALLNGTQASTAFALEGLFRAEDLYAAGSVIGAMSVEAAMGSRSPFDARIHAVRGQQGQIDAALIYRHLLGESSEIAESHIDCEKVQDPYSLRCQPQVMGACLAQIRFAASVLLVEANGVTDNPLVFAAEDDIISGGNFHAEPVAMAADNLALAIAEIGSISERRMALLIDSHLSKLPAFLVNNGGVNSGFMIAQVTAAALASENKSLAHPASVDSLPTSANQEDHVSMATFAARRLADMAENTLGVLAVEYLAAAQGIDFRAPLKGAAAVEQAKAILRQQVSFYDVDRYFAPDIEKAAELLRHGSLNSLVPANLLSSF; this is encoded by the coding sequence ATGACTTACGCTTTAACCATCACCCCTGGTGAACTGACTCTGGCGCAACTGCGTCAGGTACAACAACATGCAGTGACTGTGACTTTAGACCCGGCCGCTTTACCTGCTATTGAAGCATCAGCTGCTACTGTGGCGAAAATTGTCGCAGAAAACCGCACTGTGTATGGCATCAATACCGGCTTTGGTTTATTGGCCAATACCAAAATTGAAAAAGACAAACTGGAAACCCTGCAACGTTCTATCGTTTTATCGCACGCTGCTGGTTTTGGCGATCTGATGGACGACAGCACAGTACGTTTAATGCTGGTACTGAAAATTAACTCTTTGGCCCGTGGTTATTCAGGTGTACGTCCACTGGTGATCAACGCGCTGATCCAACTGGTCAATGCGGGTGTGTATCCTTGTATTCCGAAAAAAGGCTCAGTCGGTGCATCAGGCGATTTAGCACCTTTATCTCATATGGTGTTGCCTTTAATTGGTGAAGGCGAAGTTTGTATTGCAGGTCAGATTTATTCTGCCAAAGAAGGTTTAGCTATAGCGGGTTTAGAGCCTATTACTTTAGCGGCTAAAGAAGGTTTGGCTTTATTAAACGGTACTCAGGCGTCCACTGCTTTTGCCCTGGAAGGTTTATTCCGTGCAGAAGACTTATACGCCGCAGGTTCAGTGATTGGCGCTATGAGTGTGGAAGCCGCTATGGGCAGCCGCTCGCCTTTTGATGCCCGTATTCATGCAGTTCGTGGCCAGCAAGGTCAAATTGATGCAGCTCTGATTTACCGCCATTTATTAGGTGAAAGCTCAGAAATTGCCGAGTCACATATCGACTGTGAAAAAGTACAAGACCCATACAGCTTGCGTTGCCAGCCTCAGGTGATGGGTGCTTGCTTAGCTCAAATCCGTTTTGCTGCTTCAGTGTTACTAGTGGAAGCCAACGGCGTCACCGACAACCCGCTGGTGTTTGCTGCTGAAGATGACATTATCTCTGGTGGTAACTTCCATGCCGAACCTGTAGCTATGGCAGCAGATAATCTGGCCTTGGCTATTGCTGAAATTGGTTCTATTTCTGAGCGTCGTATGGCGCTTTTAATCGACTCGCATTTAAGTAAATTACCGGCATTTTTAGTCAATAACGGCGGTGTAAACAGCGGCTTTATGATTGCTCAGGTGACAGCTGCAGCTTTGGCTTCAGAGAATAAATCTCTGGCGCATCCGGCTTCTGTGGACAGCTTACCTACTTCAGCTAATCAGGAAGACCATGTATCTATGGCGACTTTTGCGGCCCGTCGTTTAGCAGATATGGCAGAAAATACCTTAGGCGTATTGGCTGTTGAGTATCTGGCGGCAGCTCAGGGTATCGACTTCCGTGCACCACTAAAAGGCGCTGCGGCAGTTGAGCAAGCGAAGGCAATCTTACGTCAGCAAGTCAGCTTTTATGATGTGGATCGCTACTTTGCACCTGATATCGAAAAAGCAGCTGAACTACTGCGTCATGGCAGCTTAAATTCTTTAGTACCGGCTAACTTATTAAGCAGCTTTTAA
- a CDS encoding S9 family peptidase has translation MKKPQAFAPFIYSCIASATLLCALPVFASTATSQYFESEDIFALEYANDPQVSPDGKQVVYVRNSNDIMTDGTHSSLWLLDVKTGHQSPLFVDQFNYGSPRWSEDGSRIAFISDRSGSRQIHVHYVKENKTALVSQLSKSPGNLNWSPDGEQLAFTMNVPAQPTKLAKATKMPKKPEGAKWSEPAVLIERAQYQADGQGFLKSEFRHVFVLPSTGGKERKLTDGDFNYGSDLSWTPDGKALIFSANTSKDWEYQPRDSDLYQFTLANSQLKQLTSMAGQETSAVFSPDGKYLAFVWGNNEKVPYTNGKLKLMDWRSGEIKDLTKELDRDVENPQWLDNSSLVIQFDDKGKRTLSSVSLSGKLEQLTDQLSGAGLPQPYLSGEYSVANEVIAFTQGNAQRPADVAVIVDGKTRTLTALNEDVLGHKKLGQVHEINYKSSFDGEPIQGWYITPPDFDPKKKYPMMLEIHGGPHLAYGPHFSAEMQRFAKEGYVVFYDNHRGSSSYGERFAMLLHGKYSSPEDYADHDSGVNAMIDLGFVDKDNLFIAGGSAGGIATAYAVGLTQRYKAAAVVKPIINWLSKVLTGDSYLYQTFHQFPGVPWENVEHYWKRSPLSLVGNVTTPTMLMTGEADRRTPISESEQFYQALKIRKVDTVMVRIPGSPHGIANKPSRMITKIEYILAWFNQYKTSSN, from the coding sequence ATGAAAAAGCCCCAGGCCTTTGCGCCTTTTATTTACTCCTGCATCGCAAGCGCGACCTTGCTTTGTGCTTTGCCCGTTTTTGCTTCAACTGCAACAAGCCAGTACTTTGAATCTGAAGATATTTTTGCTCTGGAATATGCCAACGATCCGCAAGTGTCGCCTGACGGCAAACAAGTAGTTTACGTGCGTAACAGCAACGATATTATGACGGACGGTACCCACAGCAGTTTATGGCTGCTGGATGTAAAAACTGGCCATCAAAGTCCTTTATTTGTTGATCAGTTTAACTACGGCAGTCCACGCTGGTCTGAAGATGGTAGCCGTATAGCCTTTATTTCTGATCGCTCAGGTTCGCGCCAAATCCATGTGCATTATGTCAAAGAAAACAAAACTGCTTTAGTCAGCCAGCTCTCCAAAAGCCCGGGCAATTTAAACTGGTCACCAGATGGCGAACAACTGGCCTTTACGATGAATGTTCCGGCTCAGCCCACCAAACTGGCTAAGGCGACTAAAATGCCGAAGAAACCTGAAGGAGCTAAGTGGTCTGAACCCGCAGTGTTGATTGAACGGGCTCAGTATCAGGCTGATGGTCAGGGCTTTTTAAAATCAGAGTTTCGTCATGTTTTTGTTTTACCCTCCACTGGGGGTAAAGAACGCAAGCTGACTGACGGTGATTTTAACTACGGCTCAGATTTAAGCTGGACGCCGGACGGCAAAGCACTGATTTTTTCGGCCAATACCAGCAAAGACTGGGAATACCAGCCACGAGACAGTGACCTGTATCAGTTCACTCTGGCCAACAGTCAGTTAAAGCAGCTGACCAGTATGGCGGGCCAGGAAACGTCGGCCGTATTTTCACCCGATGGCAAGTATCTGGCTTTTGTCTGGGGTAATAATGAAAAAGTGCCTTATACCAACGGCAAATTAAAACTAATGGACTGGCGCTCAGGCGAAATTAAAGATCTGACCAAAGAGCTGGATAGAGACGTCGAAAATCCACAGTGGCTGGATAACAGCAGTCTGGTGATCCAGTTTGATGATAAAGGCAAACGCACTCTTTCTTCCGTGTCTTTATCCGGCAAGTTAGAGCAGTTAACGGATCAGCTGTCCGGCGCAGGTTTACCTCAGCCTTATTTAAGCGGCGAGTACAGTGTTGCCAATGAAGTCATTGCCTTTACTCAGGGCAATGCACAACGGCCAGCCGATGTGGCTGTGATTGTTGATGGTAAAACCCGCACTTTAACGGCATTAAACGAAGATGTACTTGGTCATAAAAAACTAGGGCAAGTGCATGAAATTAATTACAAATCATCTTTTGATGGTGAACCCATCCAGGGATGGTATATCACACCACCAGATTTTGACCCGAAGAAAAAATACCCGATGATGCTGGAAATTCACGGTGGCCCACATTTAGCTTATGGCCCACATTTCAGTGCTGAAATGCAGCGTTTTGCTAAAGAAGGTTATGTGGTGTTTTACGACAACCACAGAGGCAGTTCATCTTACGGCGAACGTTTTGCCATGTTATTACACGGCAAATACAGCTCACCTGAAGATTACGCTGACCACGATTCAGGCGTCAATGCGATGATTGATCTGGGTTTTGTCGATAAAGATAACCTCTTTATCGCTGGTGGTTCTGCCGGCGGTATTGCCACTGCTTATGCTGTGGGTTTAACTCAGCGCTACAAAGCTGCGGCTGTGGTAAAACCTATTATCAACTGGCTGAGTAAAGTACTGACGGGCGACAGTTACCTGTATCAAACCTTCCATCAGTTCCCTGGTGTGCCTTGGGAAAACGTCGAGCATTACTGGAAACGATCCCCTTTGTCGCTGGTGGGTAATGTCACTACTCCTACTATGTTGATGACAGGCGAGGCTGACAGACGTACACCAATCAGTGAGTCCGAGCAGTTTTATCAGGCGCTGAAAATCCGCAAAGTCGACACAGTGATGGTGCGTATTCCAGGCTCACCTCATGGTATTGCCAATAAACCCAGCCGGATGATCACCAAGATTGAATACATTCTGGCCTGGTTTAATCAATACAAAACCAGTTCAAACTAA
- a CDS encoding bifunctional GNAT family N-acetyltransferase/hotdog fold thioesterase, with the protein MNWQLSAPQTEAQWLAYYQLRWQVLRAPWDQPKGSEQDELEAVSFHRMVCTEAGDVVAVGRLHKVDEQTAQVRYMAVSDQWQGHGLGAMVLQQLEQVALEQGIQRIILNARDTASGFYQKAGYHYLEPANALFGIAHHRYVKTLAFSASAQLLQQWVPELQQTFWQKIPLSSYMQLKVQQVDRQKICCVAPLEPNINLHQTMFAGSIYTLGTLTGWGMVWLLLKDQQLDGDIVLADGHIRYLKPVTGQAEGRCWRHQSQPDFSALVQQRKARLDITVGIFCDDIQVAVFEGRFAVLPKKTH; encoded by the coding sequence GTGAACTGGCAGCTTAGCGCCCCACAAACTGAAGCTCAATGGTTAGCTTATTATCAATTACGCTGGCAAGTGCTGCGAGCGCCCTGGGATCAGCCAAAAGGCTCGGAACAGGATGAGTTAGAAGCCGTATCTTTTCATCGTATGGTCTGCACTGAAGCAGGTGACGTTGTAGCTGTTGGACGTTTGCATAAAGTGGATGAGCAGACAGCTCAGGTGCGTTATATGGCGGTGTCGGATCAATGGCAGGGCCATGGTTTAGGTGCCATGGTATTGCAGCAGCTTGAACAGGTGGCGCTGGAGCAGGGCATACAACGTATTATTCTTAATGCCCGCGACACAGCTTCAGGTTTTTATCAGAAAGCTGGTTATCACTATCTGGAACCTGCCAATGCCTTATTTGGCATTGCCCATCATCGTTATGTCAAAACCTTAGCTTTTTCTGCATCAGCTCAATTACTACAGCAGTGGGTACCAGAGTTGCAGCAAACCTTCTGGCAAAAAATTCCTTTGTCTTCGTATATGCAATTAAAAGTACAGCAGGTGGACAGACAAAAAATTTGCTGCGTAGCTCCGCTCGAACCCAATATCAATCTGCATCAGACTATGTTTGCCGGCAGCATTTATACGTTGGGCACTTTAACTGGTTGGGGCATGGTTTGGTTACTATTAAAAGACCAGCAACTGGATGGCGATATTGTGTTGGCAGACGGTCATATTCGTTATTTGAAACCTGTAACAGGTCAGGCAGAAGGTCGCTGCTGGCGACATCAAAGTCAGCCAGACTTCTCTGCGTTGGTCCAGCAGCGCAAAGCCAGACTTGATATCACAGTAGGTATTTTTTGTGATGATATACAAGTCGCTGTATTTGAAGGCCGTTTTGCTGTGCTACCGAAAAAAACACACTAG
- the dtd gene encoding D-aminoacyl-tRNA deacylase, producing MKALIQRVSSASVTVDQQLVGAINTGLLVLLGVEKDDTEQQLKKLAEKVLKYRVFSDENGKMNLNVQQAGGALLVVSQFTLAADTNSGLRPSFSTAAHPDNALKLYQDFVTYCRSFGIEVATGQFGADMQVALVNNGPVTFLLNS from the coding sequence ATGAAAGCACTCATTCAGCGCGTCAGTTCGGCCAGCGTTACTGTTGATCAACAGCTGGTTGGTGCCATCAATACAGGTTTACTGGTGCTGCTTGGCGTAGAAAAAGATGACACAGAGCAACAACTCAAAAAGCTGGCAGAGAAAGTACTGAAATACAGAGTGTTTTCTGATGAAAACGGCAAAATGAATCTGAATGTGCAACAAGCTGGTGGTGCTTTGTTAGTGGTATCACAATTTACTTTAGCGGCAGATACCAATTCGGGCTTAAGACCCAGTTTTTCTACCGCAGCTCATCCTGATAACGCATTGAAGTTGTATCAGGATTTTGTTACTTACTGCAGAAGTTTTGGTATTGAGGTAGCTACAGGTCAGTTTGGTGCTGATATGCAGGTAGCGTTGGTGAACAACGGGCCCGTCACCTTTTTGTTAAACAGTTAA